One Bos taurus isolate L1 Dominette 01449 registration number 42190680 breed Hereford chromosome 16, ARS-UCD2.0, whole genome shotgun sequence DNA window includes the following coding sequences:
- the MIB2 gene encoding E3 ubiquitin-protein ligase MIB2 isoform X6: protein MDPDPQAGVQVGMRVVRGVDWKWGQQDGGEGGVGTVVELGRHGSPSTPDRTVVVQWDHGTRTNYRAGYQGAHDLLLYDNAQIGVRHPNIICDCCKKHGLRGMRWKCRICFDYDLCTQCYMHNKHDLAHAFERYETAHSRPVMLSPRQGLPRIPLRGIFQGAKVVRGPDWEWGSQDGGEGKPGRVVDIRGWDVETGRSVASVTWADGTTNVYRVGHKGKVDLKCVGEAAGGFYYRDHLPRLGKPAELQRRVSADGQPFQRGDKVKCLLDADVLREMQEGHGGWNPRMAKTGTVHRITDRGDVRVQFSHKTRWTFHPGALTKQNSCLVGEVVRVIDDLDTVKRLQAGHGEWTDDMAPALGRIGRVLKVFGDGNVGVLVSGKLWTFSPSCLVAYRPEEDANLDVAGRARENKSSLSVVLDKLRAQKSDLEHPGKLVVEVALGNVARALDLLRRHPEQVDTKNQGRTALQMAAYLGQVELVRLLLQAQAGVDLPDDEGNTALHYAALGNQPEAARVLLSSGCGANALNSTRSSALHVAVQRGFLEVVKVLCERGCDVNLPDAHADTPLHCAISAGTGASGIVEVLTEVPGIDVTATNSQGFTLLHHASLKGHTLAVRRILARARQLVDAKKEDGFTALHLAAFNNHGEVAQVLIQEGHCDVNARNRKLQSPLHLAVQQAHVGLVPLLVDAGCSVNAEDEEGDTALHVALQRHQLLPLAADGSAGDPGPLQLLSRLQASGLPSSAELTAGAAMAYYLALEGADLSYANHRGRSPLDLAAEGRLLKALQGCAQRFRERQAGGSGSGGSAQGPRLVLSAPNTVTNLHVAAPTGPEAAECLVCSELALLVLFSPCQHRTVCEECARRMKKCIRCQVVISKKLRPDGTEVVSAAPAPGPPRQLVEELQSRYRQMEERITCPICIDSHIRLVFQCGHGACAPCGAALSACPICRQPIRDRIQIFV, encoded by the exons ATGGACCCAGACCCCCAAGCAGGCGTGCAGGTGGGCATGCGCGTGGTGCGTGGCGTGGACTGGAAGTGGGGCCAGCAGGACGGCGGCGAGGGCGGCGTGGGCACGGTGGTGGAGCTCGGCCGCCACGGCAGCCCTTCGACCCCCGACCGCACGGTGGTCGTGCAGTGGGACCACGGCACTCGTACCAACTACCGCGCGGGCTACCAGGGCGCACACGACCTGCTGCTCTATGACAACGCCCAAATCG GTGTCCGCCACCCCAACATCATCTGCGACTGCTGCAAGAAGCACGGGCTGCGGGGCATGCGCTGGAAGTGCCGTATCTGCTTCGACTACGATCTCTGCACGCAATGCTACATGCACAACAAACACGACCTGGCCCACGCCTTCGAGCGCTACGAGACGGCCCACTCGCGCCC GGTCATGCTGAGTCCCCGCCAGGGCCTCCCAAGGATCCCGTTAAGGGGCATCTTCCAGGGGGCGAAGGTGGTTCGGGGCCCCGACTGGGAGTGGGGCTCACAGGATG gaggagaagggaagccaGGCCGAGTAGTGGACATCCGTGGCTGGGACGTGGAGACAGGCCGGAGCGTGGCCAGTGTGACGTGGGCTGATGGCACCACCAACGTGTACCGTGTGGGCCACAAGGGCAAGGTGGATCTCAAGTGTGTGGGCGAGGCAGCTGGCGGCTTCTACTACAGGGACCACCTCCCAAGGCTTG gcaagcCCGCAGAGCTGCAGCGCAGGGTCAGTGCTGATGGCCAGCCCTTCCAGCGTGGGGACAAGGTCAAGTGTCTGCTGGACGCGGATGTGCTGAGGGAGATGCAGGAAGGCCACGGCGGGTGGAACCCCCGGATGGCCAAG ACGGGCACCGTGCACCGCATCACAGACCGTGGGGACGTGCGTGTGCAGTTCAGCCACAAGACCCGCTGGACCTTCCACCCTGGGGCTCTCACCAAG CAAAACTCCTGCTTGGTGGGTGAGGTGGTGCGGGTTATCGATGACCTTGACACGGTGAAGCGGCTGCAGGCTGGCCATGGGGAATGGACCGATGACATGGCCCCT GCTCTGGGCCGCATTGGGAGAGTGCTGAAGGTTTTCGGAGACGGGAACGTGGGTGTGCTGGTCAGTGGGAAGCTGTGGACCTTTAGCCCCTCCTGCCTGGTGGCCTACCGGCCTGAGGAAGATGCCAACCTGGACGTAGCTGGGCGAGCCCGGGAGAACAAAA gctCCCTGAGCGTTGTCTTGGACAAGCTTCGAGCCCAGAAGAGTGACCTGGAGCACCCAGGGAAGCTGGTGGTGGAGGTGGCTCTGGGCAATGTGGCCCGGGCTCTGGACCTGCTGCGGCGGCACCCAGAACAG GTGGACACCAAGAATCAGGGCAGGACTGCCCTGCAGATGGCTGCCTACCTAGGCCAGGTGGAGCTGGTGCGGCTGCTGCTGCAGGCTCAGGCGGGCGTTGACCTGCCGGATGATGAGGGCAACACGGCACTGCACTACGCAGCCCTGGG gaaccagcctgaggcTGCCCGGGTGCTCTTGAGCTCAGGTTGTGGGGCCAATGCTCTGAACAGCACTCGGAGCTCAGCACTGCATGTGGCCGTGCAGAGGGGCTTCCTGGAAGTGGTGAAGGTCCTGTGTGAGCGTGGCTGTGACGTCAACCTGCCT GATGCCCATGCTGATACACCCCTGCACTGCGCCATCTCAGCGGGCACTGGTGCCAGCGGCATTGTGGAGGTCCTCACCGAGGTGCCAGGCATCGATGTCACTGCCACCAACAGCCAGGGCTTCACTCTGCTGCACCATGCGTCCCTCAAAGGCCACACACT AGCTGTCAGGAGGATTCTGGCACGGGCACGGCAGCTGGTGGACGCCAAGAAGGAGGATGGTTTTACGGCACTGCACCTGGCCGCCTTCAACAACCATGGGGAGGTGGCCCAGGTTCTCATCCAAGAG ggccACTGTGATGTGAACGCTCGCAACCGTAAGCTGCAGTCCCCACTGCACCTGGCTGTGCAGCAGGCCCACGTGGGGCTGGTGCCACTGCTGGTGGATGCGGGCTGCAGCGTCAACGCCGAGGATGAGGAGGGGGACACGGCTCTGCACGTGGCCCTGCAGCGCCACCAGCTGCTGCCTCTGGCAGCTGATGGGAGCGCAGGGGACCCGGGTCCCCTGCAGCTGCTGTCCAGG CTACAGGCCTCGGGCCTTCCGAGCAGTGCAGAGCTGACGGCAGGCGCGGCTATGGCCTACTACTTAGCGCTGGAGGGCGCCGACCTGAGCTACGCCAACCACCGCGGCCGGAGCCCCCTGGACCTGGCTGCCGAGGGTCGCCTGCTCAAAGCCCTGCAGGGCTGTGCTCAGCGCTTCCG GGAGCGGCAGGCTGGAGGCAGTGGCAGCGGGGGCTCGGCCCAGGGTCCAAGACTGGTGCTCAGTGCTCCGAACACTGTAACCAACCTGCATGTGGCCGCGCCGACGGGCCCCGAGGCCGCTGAGTGCCTAGTGTGCTCGGAGCTGGCGCTGCTGGTGCTGTTCTCGCCCTGCCAGCATCGCACAGTGTGCGAGG AGTGCGCGCGCAGGATGAAGAAATGCATCAGGTGCCAGGTGGTCATCAGCAAGAAGCTGCGCCCAG ACGGCACGGAGGTGGTCAGCGCAGCCCCCGCGCCCGGCCCACCGCGGCAGTTGGTGGAGGAGCTGCAGAGCCGCTACAGGCAGATGGAGGAGCGCATCACCTGTCCGATTTGCATCGACAGCCACATCCGCCTCGTGTTCCAGTGCGGCCACGGCGCGTGCGCGCCCTGTGGCGCGGCGCTCAGCGCCTGCCCGATCTGCCGCCAGCCCATCCGCGACCGCATCCAGATCTTCGTGTAG
- the MIB2 gene encoding E3 ubiquitin-protein ligase MIB2 isoform X5, whose translation MDPDPQAGVQVGMRVVRGVDWKWGQQDGGEGGVGTVVELGRHGSPSTPDRTVVVQWDHGTRTNYRAGYQGAHDLLLYDNAQIGVRHPNIICDCCKKHGLRGMRWKCRICFDYDLCTQCYMHNKHDLAHAFERYETAHSRPVMLSPRQGLPRIPLRGIFQGAKVVRGPDWEWGSQDGGEGKPGRVVDIRGWDVETGRSVASVTWADGTTNVYRVGHKGKVDLKCVGEAAGGFYYRDHLPRLGKPAELQRRVSADGQPFQRGDKVKCLLDADVLREMQEGHGGWNPRMAKFIGQTGTVHRITDRGDVRVQFSHKTRWTFHPGALTKQNSCLVGEVVRVIDDLDTVKRLQAGHGEWTDDMAPALGRIGRVLKVFGDGNVGVLVSGKLWTFSPSCLVAYRPEEDANLDVAGRARENKSSLSVVLDKLRAQKSDLEHPGKLVVEVALGNVARALDLLRRHPEQVDTKNQGRTALQMAAYLGQVELVRLLLQAQAGVDLPDDEGNTALHYAALGNQPEAARVLLSSGCGANALNSTRSSALHVAVQRGFLEVVKVLCERGCDVNLPDAHADTPLHCAISAGTGASGIVEVLTEVPGIDVTATNSQGFTLLHHASLKGHTLAVRRILARARQLVDAKKEDGFTALHLAAFNNHGEVAQVLIQEGHCDVNARNRKLQSPLHLAVQQAHVGLVPLLVDAGCSVNAEDEEGDTALHVALQRHQLLPLAADGSAGDPGPLQLLSRLQASGLPSSAELTAGAAMAYYLALEGADLSYANHRGRSPLDLAAEGRLLKALQGCAQRFRERQAGGSGSGGSAQGPRLVLSAPNTVTNLHVAAPTGPEAAECLVCSELALLVLFSPCQHRTVCEECARRMKKCIRCQVVISKKLRPDGTEVVSAAPAPGPPRQLVEELQSRYRQMEERITCPICIDSHIRLVFQCGHGACAPCGAALSACPICRQPIRDRIQIFV comes from the exons ATGGACCCAGACCCCCAAGCAGGCGTGCAGGTGGGCATGCGCGTGGTGCGTGGCGTGGACTGGAAGTGGGGCCAGCAGGACGGCGGCGAGGGCGGCGTGGGCACGGTGGTGGAGCTCGGCCGCCACGGCAGCCCTTCGACCCCCGACCGCACGGTGGTCGTGCAGTGGGACCACGGCACTCGTACCAACTACCGCGCGGGCTACCAGGGCGCACACGACCTGCTGCTCTATGACAACGCCCAAATCG GTGTCCGCCACCCCAACATCATCTGCGACTGCTGCAAGAAGCACGGGCTGCGGGGCATGCGCTGGAAGTGCCGTATCTGCTTCGACTACGATCTCTGCACGCAATGCTACATGCACAACAAACACGACCTGGCCCACGCCTTCGAGCGCTACGAGACGGCCCACTCGCGCCC GGTCATGCTGAGTCCCCGCCAGGGCCTCCCAAGGATCCCGTTAAGGGGCATCTTCCAGGGGGCGAAGGTGGTTCGGGGCCCCGACTGGGAGTGGGGCTCACAGGATG gaggagaagggaagccaGGCCGAGTAGTGGACATCCGTGGCTGGGACGTGGAGACAGGCCGGAGCGTGGCCAGTGTGACGTGGGCTGATGGCACCACCAACGTGTACCGTGTGGGCCACAAGGGCAAGGTGGATCTCAAGTGTGTGGGCGAGGCAGCTGGCGGCTTCTACTACAGGGACCACCTCCCAAGGCTTG gcaagcCCGCAGAGCTGCAGCGCAGGGTCAGTGCTGATGGCCAGCCCTTCCAGCGTGGGGACAAGGTCAAGTGTCTGCTGGACGCGGATGTGCTGAGGGAGATGCAGGAAGGCCACGGCGGGTGGAACCCCCGGATGGCCAAG TTTATCGGACAGACGGGCACCGTGCACCGCATCACAGACCGTGGGGACGTGCGTGTGCAGTTCAGCCACAAGACCCGCTGGACCTTCCACCCTGGGGCTCTCACCAAG CAAAACTCCTGCTTGGTGGGTGAGGTGGTGCGGGTTATCGATGACCTTGACACGGTGAAGCGGCTGCAGGCTGGCCATGGGGAATGGACCGATGACATGGCCCCT GCTCTGGGCCGCATTGGGAGAGTGCTGAAGGTTTTCGGAGACGGGAACGTGGGTGTGCTGGTCAGTGGGAAGCTGTGGACCTTTAGCCCCTCCTGCCTGGTGGCCTACCGGCCTGAGGAAGATGCCAACCTGGACGTAGCTGGGCGAGCCCGGGAGAACAAAA gctCCCTGAGCGTTGTCTTGGACAAGCTTCGAGCCCAGAAGAGTGACCTGGAGCACCCAGGGAAGCTGGTGGTGGAGGTGGCTCTGGGCAATGTGGCCCGGGCTCTGGACCTGCTGCGGCGGCACCCAGAACAG GTGGACACCAAGAATCAGGGCAGGACTGCCCTGCAGATGGCTGCCTACCTAGGCCAGGTGGAGCTGGTGCGGCTGCTGCTGCAGGCTCAGGCGGGCGTTGACCTGCCGGATGATGAGGGCAACACGGCACTGCACTACGCAGCCCTGGG gaaccagcctgaggcTGCCCGGGTGCTCTTGAGCTCAGGTTGTGGGGCCAATGCTCTGAACAGCACTCGGAGCTCAGCACTGCATGTGGCCGTGCAGAGGGGCTTCCTGGAAGTGGTGAAGGTCCTGTGTGAGCGTGGCTGTGACGTCAACCTGCCT GATGCCCATGCTGATACACCCCTGCACTGCGCCATCTCAGCGGGCACTGGTGCCAGCGGCATTGTGGAGGTCCTCACCGAGGTGCCAGGCATCGATGTCACTGCCACCAACAGCCAGGGCTTCACTCTGCTGCACCATGCGTCCCTCAAAGGCCACACACT AGCTGTCAGGAGGATTCTGGCACGGGCACGGCAGCTGGTGGACGCCAAGAAGGAGGATGGTTTTACGGCACTGCACCTGGCCGCCTTCAACAACCATGGGGAGGTGGCCCAGGTTCTCATCCAAGAG ggccACTGTGATGTGAACGCTCGCAACCGTAAGCTGCAGTCCCCACTGCACCTGGCTGTGCAGCAGGCCCACGTGGGGCTGGTGCCACTGCTGGTGGATGCGGGCTGCAGCGTCAACGCCGAGGATGAGGAGGGGGACACGGCTCTGCACGTGGCCCTGCAGCGCCACCAGCTGCTGCCTCTGGCAGCTGATGGGAGCGCAGGGGACCCGGGTCCCCTGCAGCTGCTGTCCAGG CTACAGGCCTCGGGCCTTCCGAGCAGTGCAGAGCTGACGGCAGGCGCGGCTATGGCCTACTACTTAGCGCTGGAGGGCGCCGACCTGAGCTACGCCAACCACCGCGGCCGGAGCCCCCTGGACCTGGCTGCCGAGGGTCGCCTGCTCAAAGCCCTGCAGGGCTGTGCTCAGCGCTTCCG GGAGCGGCAGGCTGGAGGCAGTGGCAGCGGGGGCTCGGCCCAGGGTCCAAGACTGGTGCTCAGTGCTCCGAACACTGTAACCAACCTGCATGTGGCCGCGCCGACGGGCCCCGAGGCCGCTGAGTGCCTAGTGTGCTCGGAGCTGGCGCTGCTGGTGCTGTTCTCGCCCTGCCAGCATCGCACAGTGTGCGAGG AGTGCGCGCGCAGGATGAAGAAATGCATCAGGTGCCAGGTGGTCATCAGCAAGAAGCTGCGCCCAG ACGGCACGGAGGTGGTCAGCGCAGCCCCCGCGCCCGGCCCACCGCGGCAGTTGGTGGAGGAGCTGCAGAGCCGCTACAGGCAGATGGAGGAGCGCATCACCTGTCCGATTTGCATCGACAGCCACATCCGCCTCGTGTTCCAGTGCGGCCACGGCGCGTGCGCGCCCTGTGGCGCGGCGCTCAGCGCCTGCCCGATCTGCCGCCAGCCCATCCGCGACCGCATCCAGATCTTCGTGTAG
- the MIB2 gene encoding E3 ubiquitin-protein ligase MIB2 isoform X4, translating into MDPDPQAGVQVGMRVVRGVDWKWGQQDGGEGGVGTVVELGRHGSPSTPDRTVVVQWDHGTRTNYRAGYQGAHDLLLYDNAQIGVRHPNIICDCCKKHGLRGMRWKCRICFDYDLCTQCYMHNKHDLAHAFERYETAHSRPVMLSPRQGLPRIPLRGIFQGAKVVRGPDWEWGSQDGGEGKPGRVVDIRGWDVETGRSVASVTWADGTTNVYRVGHKGKVDLKCVGEAAGGFYYRDHLPRLGKPAELQRRVSADGQPFQRGDKVKCLLDADVLREMQEGHGGWNPRMAKFIGQTGTVHRITDRGDVRVQFSHKTRWTFHPGALTKQNSCLVGEVVRVIDDLDTVKRLQAGHGEWTDDMAPALGRIGRVLKVFGDGNVGVLVSGKLWTFSPSCLVAYRPEEDANLDVAGRARENKSSLSVVLDKLRAQKSDLEHPGKLVVEVALGNVARALDLLRRHPEQVDTKNQGRTALQMAAYLGQVELVRLLLQAQAGVDLPDDEGNTALHYAALGNQPEAARVLLSSGCGANALNSTRSSALHVAVQRGFLEVVKVLCERGCDVNLPDAHADTPLHCAISAGTGASGIVEVLTEVPGIDVTATNSQGFTLLHHASLKGHTLAVRRILARARQLVDAKKEDGFTALHLAAFNNHGEVAQVLIQEGHCDVNARNRKLQSPLHLAVQQAHVGLVPLLVDAGCSVNAEDEEGDTALHVALQRHQLLPLAADGSAGDPGPLQLLSRLQASGLPSSAELTAGAAMAYYLALEGADLSYANHRGRSPLDLAAEGRLLKALQGCAQRFRERQAGGSGSGGSAQGPRLVLSAPNTVTNLHVAAPTGPEAAECLVCSELALLVLFSPCQHRTVCEECARRMKKCIRCQVVISKKLRPDLSPEPPPLTWTSSADGTEVVSAAPAPGPPRQLVEELQSRYRQMEERITCPICIDSHIRLVFQCGHGACAPCGAALSACPICRQPIRDRIQIFV; encoded by the exons ATGGACCCAGACCCCCAAGCAGGCGTGCAGGTGGGCATGCGCGTGGTGCGTGGCGTGGACTGGAAGTGGGGCCAGCAGGACGGCGGCGAGGGCGGCGTGGGCACGGTGGTGGAGCTCGGCCGCCACGGCAGCCCTTCGACCCCCGACCGCACGGTGGTCGTGCAGTGGGACCACGGCACTCGTACCAACTACCGCGCGGGCTACCAGGGCGCACACGACCTGCTGCTCTATGACAACGCCCAAATCG GTGTCCGCCACCCCAACATCATCTGCGACTGCTGCAAGAAGCACGGGCTGCGGGGCATGCGCTGGAAGTGCCGTATCTGCTTCGACTACGATCTCTGCACGCAATGCTACATGCACAACAAACACGACCTGGCCCACGCCTTCGAGCGCTACGAGACGGCCCACTCGCGCCC GGTCATGCTGAGTCCCCGCCAGGGCCTCCCAAGGATCCCGTTAAGGGGCATCTTCCAGGGGGCGAAGGTGGTTCGGGGCCCCGACTGGGAGTGGGGCTCACAGGATG gaggagaagggaagccaGGCCGAGTAGTGGACATCCGTGGCTGGGACGTGGAGACAGGCCGGAGCGTGGCCAGTGTGACGTGGGCTGATGGCACCACCAACGTGTACCGTGTGGGCCACAAGGGCAAGGTGGATCTCAAGTGTGTGGGCGAGGCAGCTGGCGGCTTCTACTACAGGGACCACCTCCCAAGGCTTG gcaagcCCGCAGAGCTGCAGCGCAGGGTCAGTGCTGATGGCCAGCCCTTCCAGCGTGGGGACAAGGTCAAGTGTCTGCTGGACGCGGATGTGCTGAGGGAGATGCAGGAAGGCCACGGCGGGTGGAACCCCCGGATGGCCAAG TTTATCGGACAGACGGGCACCGTGCACCGCATCACAGACCGTGGGGACGTGCGTGTGCAGTTCAGCCACAAGACCCGCTGGACCTTCCACCCTGGGGCTCTCACCAAG CAAAACTCCTGCTTGGTGGGTGAGGTGGTGCGGGTTATCGATGACCTTGACACGGTGAAGCGGCTGCAGGCTGGCCATGGGGAATGGACCGATGACATGGCCCCT GCTCTGGGCCGCATTGGGAGAGTGCTGAAGGTTTTCGGAGACGGGAACGTGGGTGTGCTGGTCAGTGGGAAGCTGTGGACCTTTAGCCCCTCCTGCCTGGTGGCCTACCGGCCTGAGGAAGATGCCAACCTGGACGTAGCTGGGCGAGCCCGGGAGAACAAAA gctCCCTGAGCGTTGTCTTGGACAAGCTTCGAGCCCAGAAGAGTGACCTGGAGCACCCAGGGAAGCTGGTGGTGGAGGTGGCTCTGGGCAATGTGGCCCGGGCTCTGGACCTGCTGCGGCGGCACCCAGAACAG GTGGACACCAAGAATCAGGGCAGGACTGCCCTGCAGATGGCTGCCTACCTAGGCCAGGTGGAGCTGGTGCGGCTGCTGCTGCAGGCTCAGGCGGGCGTTGACCTGCCGGATGATGAGGGCAACACGGCACTGCACTACGCAGCCCTGGG gaaccagcctgaggcTGCCCGGGTGCTCTTGAGCTCAGGTTGTGGGGCCAATGCTCTGAACAGCACTCGGAGCTCAGCACTGCATGTGGCCGTGCAGAGGGGCTTCCTGGAAGTGGTGAAGGTCCTGTGTGAGCGTGGCTGTGACGTCAACCTGCCT GATGCCCATGCTGATACACCCCTGCACTGCGCCATCTCAGCGGGCACTGGTGCCAGCGGCATTGTGGAGGTCCTCACCGAGGTGCCAGGCATCGATGTCACTGCCACCAACAGCCAGGGCTTCACTCTGCTGCACCATGCGTCCCTCAAAGGCCACACACT AGCTGTCAGGAGGATTCTGGCACGGGCACGGCAGCTGGTGGACGCCAAGAAGGAGGATGGTTTTACGGCACTGCACCTGGCCGCCTTCAACAACCATGGGGAGGTGGCCCAGGTTCTCATCCAAGAG ggccACTGTGATGTGAACGCTCGCAACCGTAAGCTGCAGTCCCCACTGCACCTGGCTGTGCAGCAGGCCCACGTGGGGCTGGTGCCACTGCTGGTGGATGCGGGCTGCAGCGTCAACGCCGAGGATGAGGAGGGGGACACGGCTCTGCACGTGGCCCTGCAGCGCCACCAGCTGCTGCCTCTGGCAGCTGATGGGAGCGCAGGGGACCCGGGTCCCCTGCAGCTGCTGTCCAGG CTACAGGCCTCGGGCCTTCCGAGCAGTGCAGAGCTGACGGCAGGCGCGGCTATGGCCTACTACTTAGCGCTGGAGGGCGCCGACCTGAGCTACGCCAACCACCGCGGCCGGAGCCCCCTGGACCTGGCTGCCGAGGGTCGCCTGCTCAAAGCCCTGCAGGGCTGTGCTCAGCGCTTCCG GGAGCGGCAGGCTGGAGGCAGTGGCAGCGGGGGCTCGGCCCAGGGTCCAAGACTGGTGCTCAGTGCTCCGAACACTGTAACCAACCTGCATGTGGCCGCGCCGACGGGCCCCGAGGCCGCTGAGTGCCTAGTGTGCTCGGAGCTGGCGCTGCTGGTGCTGTTCTCGCCCTGCCAGCATCGCACAGTGTGCGAGG AGTGCGCGCGCAGGATGAAGAAATGCATCAGGTGCCAGGTGGTCATCAGCAAGAAGCTGCGCCCAG ACCTCAGCCCCGAGCCCCCGCCCCTGACCTGGACCTCTTCCGCAGACGGCACGGAGGTGGTCAGCGCAGCCCCCGCGCCCGGCCCACCGCGGCAGTTGGTGGAGGAGCTGCAGAGCCGCTACAGGCAGATGGAGGAGCGCATCACCTGTCCGATTTGCATCGACAGCCACATCCGCCTCGTGTTCCAGTGCGGCCACGGCGCGTGCGCGCCCTGTGGCGCGGCGCTCAGCGCCTGCCCGATCTGCCGCCAGCCCATCCGCGACCGCATCCAGATCTTCGTGTAG